Below is a genomic region from Kribbella qitaiheensis.
ACCTCTGCCAGGCGATCATCGTGCGGTCACTGGTCACCGAGGACGAAGCGAAACTCACGCATGCCCGGGACGGCCTCAGCGACACCTGGCAGTACGTCACCAGCGGCGACGGGTTCTACCGCGACGGTTCGTTCGTGCAGCACACCTGGGTCGCGTACACGGGCACCTACGGCCACGTCCTGCTCAACGGTATCGGAAAACTCCTTGCCCTGCTGGCGAATTCGCCCTGGGCAGTCACCGATCCGAAGCGGCAGATCCTGTTCGACTCGGTCGCGAAGGCTTACCTTCCCGTCGTTCACGACGCGCGGATGATGGACTTCGTCCGCGGCCGCGCGGTCTCCCGGTACAACGCGTCCGACCACAACGACGGCTACACGGCGATCGAGGCGATCCTCCGCCTCTCGAAGGGCGTCGACTCCACCCTCGCCACCCAATGGCGAGCCGCGGTCGCCGGCTGGGTGCAGCGCGACACCTTCGGCAATCTGTTGTCAGGGGCAACGATCCCGCGGGTCGCGCTGGTCAAGAGCCTGGAGGGCGTGACGCCGGCGCCCGAGCGCGATGGCCACACCTTGTTCGCGAGCATGGACCGGTCCGTCCACCGCCGCTCGGGCTGGGCCTACTCGATCTCGATGGCCAGCAGCCGGATCGCGTACTACGAATGCGGCAACGGCGAGAACGACCAGGGCTTCCACAGCGGATCCGGGATGACGTACCTCTACGACAGCGACAACGGCCAGTACGCCGACGCATTCTGGCCGACCGTGGATCGCTATCGACTCCCCGGCACCACTGTCGACAAATTGCCATTGGCACCAAAGGCCGGCGGCGAATGGGGCGCGGCTCGCCCCACGACGACCTGGGTCGGCGGCTCCACCCTCGACGGCTACGCCGCGATCGGCCAGGACCTCCAAGGTCCCGTCTCCCCGATGCGGGCGCGGAAGTCCTGGTTCTGTCTGGATGAGTACGTCGTGGCGCTCGGCGCGGGCATCACCGGCAGCAGCGGCAACTCCGTGGAGACCGTCGTGGAGAACCGCAATCTCCACAGCACCGGCACGAATCCCTTTACCGTGAACGGGATCCAGCAGGTCCCGAACCTCGGCGACTCCCAAGCCGTCGACGCGCGCTGGGCCCATCTCGACGGGGTTGGCGGCTACGTCTTCCTCAACGGCACGCAGGCCCTGCAACTGAAACGCGAGGAACGAACAGGCTCCTGGCGAGACGTCAACACCGGCGGACCGACCACGCCGATCACCCGGCGCTACCTGACGATGTGGCTGGACCACGGCGTCGACCCGGCCGACGCGAAGTACAGCTATCTCGTCGCACCGGGAGCATCCGCCGCCCGGACCGAGCAACTGGCCCAGTACGCCGGGTTGCTGGTCCTCCGCAACACCGCAGACGTGCAGGCAATCCTCAGCGGCGGATTGTTGCTGGCCAACTTCTGGAAGGCCGACCGGATCGCCGAACTGACCGCGGACACTCCTTGTTCGGTGATCCGGCGGGTGCGCGGCCGGGAGATCGACCTCGCCGTCTCCGATCCGACCCAACTCGCCGCTGCCGTCAAGCTCCGGATCTTGTTGCCCGGGGCAAAGGTCGTCCGGGCCGACGAAGGTGTCACCGTACGGCGTACCCTGCTCGGCCTCGACATCAGCGCCGACGTCACCGGGGCGGCGGGGGCGACCAGAAGCTTGACGGTCCGGATCTAGTAGTCGGCTCCGGCGGTGAGCATGATCGGGCGGATCTCGACTGCCAGGCCGTCGATCCTCGTGTCGGGGAGGAGGTCCGCGAGTTCGATCGCGCGGGCCTTCGACTCGACGTCGACGAGGTAGTAGCCGCCGACGGAGGCCGCCCGGAACGGTCCCGGGCGGATCCCCCGGCTGGAGATGACCGTGCTCGTCGTCGGATCGGCAAGGGCGTGGCTGCTGATCATCTCGCCGGCCTCCTCGGCGATCCGGCGGAACTCGTCGCGCCCGGCCCGGACCGACGCCCGCTCCGCCTCGGTCAGTTCCAGCACCTCTGCGTCCACCTGCAGGATCAGCAAGTACTTCACCGGCCACTCCTTCGCTCCGGCCGCCCGTTTGCGACCCCTCGATCAAAAGGTCGGAGCCGACCGCGCTGCTTTGACATGATGGGCGGCATGTTCACCTCCACCGAGCGCCTGACCGTGCGACGGTTCCGCGCCCAGGACGTCGCGGCCTTCTCGGCGTACCGGTCGGTGCCGGAGGTCGCGCGCTACCAGTCCTGGGATGCGCCATTCAGCCTCGAGAAGGCGACCGCGACGGTGCAGGGGTTCGCCAACGGGGATCCGCTGGCGGCCGGCTGGTTCCAGTACGCGATCGACCTCGACGGCGTACTGATCGGCGATCTCGGGCTGAACCTGGCCGAGAACCTGATGCAGGCCGAACTCGGCTTCACCCTGGCACCGGAGTACCAGGGCAAGGGCTACGCGACCGAGGCTGTTCGCGGGTTACTCAACCATCTCTTCGTCGAACGGAACCTGCATCGCGTCTCGGCCGAGTGCGACACCCGCAATCTCGCCTCGGCTCAATTGCTGAGGCGAATCGGCTTTCGCGACGAAGGCCTACGGCTGCAGAACACCTGGTTCAAAGGCGAATGGACCGACGACTTTTTCTTCGGCCTCCTCCGCTCCGACTGGTTCTGATCCCGTCCCCAAAGGCAGCGACCGGGGAGCGCTCCCCACCCGAAGGCGCCAGCCACCTCCCCCATTCACAAAGGAACAGGATGGCAGCCGCAACCGCGCCAGCTTGACCAACCCCATCGAGGCACCCCTGCCCCCAGCACGGCCCATCTTTGTGCACCAGTTGAGCGTTCCGCCGCCGGAGAACGCTCAGCGGATACACAAGGCCGGCAACCGACGTGGGCGTTCCGCGCCTTGTGCACGGCCTGAGCAGACGATCGGCCCGAAACACTCAGCCGGTGCGCAAAGACGTCCACACCGCGGGCAACGCGCCCGCCCGGCCTTGGAAGCAGCCGACCTTGCTCAATCACGTTCCGCGCAACTGGACCAACATCCACCGGGACCAGCGCGACGAGAGCCGGCCCTGCGGCGGTCCTCCGATGCCCTGCGTCGGACGTTGTTTGAGTGATTGCGGTCAGTGCGGGCACTAACTGCTGCCGCGTGCGGCCCAAGCCCTCGCGATGAGGTGGATCGAGCCGTCCTCCGCAACGGGCAGACGCTGCTGAAGCTCTTCTCTCAGGGCATCCTGCGCAGGCTGTTCGAGGGCACGGAGGTACGCCGGCCCCGGGTCCCTGGCCGCCGAGGAACGGATTCCAGTAGTCGTCGAAGGACGTGAAGACCGTCGGTATGTCGATGGCGCGCGTGGTGATGTCTGACAACCCAGCCTCCGAGAACAGCCGCTCCAGCCCCTCGGGATTGCAGAACGGGAACCGGGCACCCTCGTCGTGCGCGGCATCCTCCGGCCGTAGGTCGAGAGCGGCATCCCAGAAGTACTTCATCAGCTGCATCTGATCCGCGTAGTCCCAGACGTACACGGCGACCGTCTTGCCGATCGTGCGCATTCGTCGGAGTGCGCCGATCCGGTCCGGCACGAAGTTGAGGGCGAGTCCCGCGACGACCACGTCGACCGATTCGTCCGGGAGATCCTCGGCGCCGCGGACCTCGAACCGCACCCGCTCGTCCTGCACGGTCTTGCGGGCATGGTCGAGGAAACCGGGCGACGGATCCAAGCTGAGCACTTCGGACGGGTTCGCAGTACTGAGAATGGTGCTGGTCAGCGCACCGGTGCCGCAACCGACATCCATCCAGCGCAACCCGTCCGGCTGATCCAGCCACGCCAGGAACTCCTTGGCCACCTGACGGCTCCACCGGCCGACATACGACTCGTAGATCTCCCCGCTCGCCCAGACATCCATCCCAACACCATAGGCCCGCCCTCGCTGACCCAAACACCCTTCGCCACCTCCCCCGCCTTCCTCCGCGCCCCGCCTTCCTCCGCGACCCGCCTTCCACCTCCCCCGTCTTCCTCCGCGACCCGCTTTCCTCCGCGCCCCGCCTTCCACCTCCCCCGTCTTCCTCCGCGACCCGCTTTCCTCCGCGCCCCGCCTTCCACCTCCCCCGTCTTCCTCCGCGACCCGCTTTCCTCCGCGCCCCGCCTTCCACCTCCCCCGTCTTCCTCCGCGACCCGCCTTCCTTGCCTCGCCTTCCTTTCCTTTGTTTTTAGCTTGTGGTGGTTCTCGCCGGCAGCGTGACCCCGGTGAGGCGCTCGGCCTCCAGCCACAACCGCGCGCTGACCTGTACGTCGAGGGAGCGGCTCGGCGCCTTCGCCTTCTTCGCCGGGCCGACCAGACCGAAACGGCCACTCGGACCGTAGTACGAGCCGGCCGGGGCATCCGGGCTCGTCGCGGCGACCAGCAGCGGTTCCGCACCCATCTCGACGCCCTGCGACGGGAGCGGGTTGTGGTTCTCGACGAGCGAGTGCCACCAGGGCAGCTTGTCGCGGCCGAGGCTCGCCCCCGCGCTCTGGAGGTTGGTGCGGGTGTAGCCCGGGTGTGCCGCGGTGCTCAGCAGGTTCCAGCCACGCTCGGCCGCGATGGCCGCGAGCTGGTGGCTGAACATGAGGTCGGCCAGCTTCGACTGGGCGTACGTGCCCGTGGCGCGGTAGCGGGTCTGCTCCCACTGCAGGTCGTCGAACCGGATCTTGCCGAAGTTGGCGACCCCACTGCTCATCGTGGCGACCCGGGGTGCGGGCGCCGCGAGCAGCAACGGCAGCAGCCGCAGGGTCAGCGCGAACGGGCCGAGGAAGTTGCTGCCGAACTGCAGCTCGAAGCCGTCCTTCGTCGTCATCCGGCTCGGCGGTGTCATCACTCCGGCGTTGTTGACGAGCAGGTCGATCGGGGTGCCAGCCGCGATCATCCCGGCGGCGAACTCCTCCACCGAGGCGAGGTCGGCCAGGTCGATCCGGCGTACTTCGAGCTGCGCGTCCGGATGCGCGGCGAGGATCTCGTCGCGGGCGGCTTCGCCCTTGGACATGGTCCGGACGGCGAGCACCACCTGGGCGCCGGCGGCGGCCAGGCGCTTGGCCGTCTCCTTGCCGGTGCCACTGTTCGCACCGGTGACGACGGCGAGTTTGCCAGTCTGATCAGGGACGACGTACATGAGCTGCTCCTTCATAAAAGACTGCTGGTCTGTTACGAAGGAAACTATCAGACCGCTGGTCTGATGACAATAGACCGTCGGTCTGTAAGATGTGGGGATGACGTTTCAGCGGGCACGCAGCGAGGAACAGCGAGCGGAACGGCGGCGGACGATCCTCACCACCGCCGAGACGATGCTGACCGAGATGCCCGTCGCCCAACTCAGCCTGAACGAGCTGAGCCGCCGGGTCGGACTGGCGAAGTCGAACGTGCTGAACTACTTCGAGTCGCGCGAGGCCGTGCTGCTCGAACTGGTGGATGTCGAGATGCGGGCCTGGGTGCAGGATCTGGCCGACGCACTACGCGAGGTGGATCCGGCCGGGTCCGCGACGGATCGCGGCAACCAGCTGACAGCCGCCGTCGTACGGACGCTGAAAGCACGGCCGGTGTTCTGCGATCTGATCAGCGCACAGGCAGCGGTGCTGGAGCACAACATCTCCGCCGAGATGGCGCTGGCGTTCAAGCGCGGCATGGTAGGGCGCTACCAGCAGATGATCGAGCTGGTGGCCGGCGTCCTGCCGGAGATCGGCGACGAGGGTGCCGGGCAGTTCATCGCGACGGCGAGCCTGCTGGCCGGAGCGATCTGGAGCCATGCCTGCGCCGGCCCCGCCATACTCGCCGCCTACGAGGCCGACCCCACCCTGGCCGCGCTGCGAATCGAGTTCGAACCAGCACTCACCCAGAGCCTCAACGCCTTACTGACCGGCCTCCTCCCCCGCTGAGGCCCGACAGCTCCACCTTGCGTCCGAAGAAGCGAGGGGTCTGCCCCTCGCCCCTTCGGACGCAAGCAGTCAGGGTCAGTGGCGGCTGTCAGGGCAGGTAGTAGTTCGGGTTCGGGAGCTTGAAGGTGCGGTCGGCGAAACCACCCTTGAGGTCGCTGAACTGGTCGCCGAAGTTGGCGACGATGTCGTAGCCGAGCGACTCGATGTGCGCGCGGGTGGCCGACTTGTAGTGGATCGTCGTGCAGGCGCCGTTCGGGTCGGCGGCGCAGGCCGTCTTCAGGTAGGCCGGGTAGTCGGCCAGGGCCGGCTTGGTGAACAGGCCGTCCTCGCCGTTCCGCAGGCCGGTCGGCTTCGGGTAGCCGGCGTCCACGCCGACCCCGTCCTCGGTCAGGTTGCCGAGCGTCGCCGCCTCTTGGGCCGCGCCACGTCCGGTCAGGAAGAAGATCGCGTAGCCCTCACGCTCGGCGGTCTTCACCAGGTCGACCATGCCCGGGACCGCGGGGAACCGCTGCTCGGTGACGAAGGTGCCGTTGGTGGTGGGGTTGAACGCCCAGTTGCTGGCGATCTCGTAGCTCCAGGTGGCCAGCGCGGTGTCGTCGACGTCGAGCAGGATCGCCTTGGTGTGCCGGGTGTGGTGCGGGATCGACAGCCAGTGCTTGCCGGAGGCCGCGACCGAACCGGCTTCCTTGGCGTAGTTGCTGTCCGGAGCGAAGGTGCCGGTGCCCAGCGGATCGCCGTAGTAGTTGCGGATCTGCTGCCGCAGTACGTCGATGTTGGTGATCTGGCGCTCGGACCGCGGCGTCGAGGTCTGGATAGCCGGCTGCTGGGCCGCGACCCCGGCCGAGTACGCGACTCCGCCCGCGACGGAGGCGACGGCCACAGCGGCGACACCGGTGAGAATCAGCCGGCGCGACGGCCGGCGCCAGGAACGGTTGACCATGATGACCTCTCCCAAGGACGGGTAATGCTTGCAGAAGCAAACTAACCCCGCACCGGCCGATCACCGTGAAGCCGCCCACAACTCTCGGGGAATCCTCCGCGCCGCAATCACCGAGCGACGGCGCGACGCCCCACCCCCCCATCGCGTCACCGTCGGC
It encodes:
- a CDS encoding GNAT family N-acetyltransferase; the protein is MFTSTERLTVRRFRAQDVAAFSAYRSVPEVARYQSWDAPFSLEKATATVQGFANGDPLAAGWFQYAIDLDGVLIGDLGLNLAENLMQAELGFTLAPEYQGKGYATEAVRGLLNHLFVERNLHRVSAECDTRNLASAQLLRRIGFRDEGLRLQNTWFKGEWTDDFFFGLLRSDWF
- a CDS encoding polysaccharide lyase 8 family protein, with product MKRRTFLAGTTAAAAALTLELPAFAAPADFAALRAKWAADLTGSAAIVPADPDYAAALARLDAAVLSSLAKLDRTATRKLIFTDQPLTADPSIPNTYVRLEQWATAWATPGSQYHADPALLAVIQAALESMDQLIYKTTTVEFGNWWSWEIGATRPLANIMVLLYDELPAETRERYCAAIDHFVPDPYRMFPPERGPIVSTGANRVDLCQAIIVRSLVTEDEAKLTHARDGLSDTWQYVTSGDGFYRDGSFVQHTWVAYTGTYGHVLLNGIGKLLALLANSPWAVTDPKRQILFDSVAKAYLPVVHDARMMDFVRGRAVSRYNASDHNDGYTAIEAILRLSKGVDSTLATQWRAAVAGWVQRDTFGNLLSGATIPRVALVKSLEGVTPAPERDGHTLFASMDRSVHRRSGWAYSISMASSRIAYYECGNGENDQGFHSGSGMTYLYDSDNGQYADAFWPTVDRYRLPGTTVDKLPLAPKAGGEWGAARPTTTWVGGSTLDGYAAIGQDLQGPVSPMRARKSWFCLDEYVVALGAGITGSSGNSVETVVENRNLHSTGTNPFTVNGIQQVPNLGDSQAVDARWAHLDGVGGYVFLNGTQALQLKREERTGSWRDVNTGGPTTPITRRYLTMWLDHGVDPADAKYSYLVAPGASAARTEQLAQYAGLLVLRNTADVQAILSGGLLLANFWKADRIAELTADTPCSVIRRVRGREIDLAVSDPTQLAAAVKLRILLPGAKVVRADEGVTVRRTLLGLDISADVTGAAGATRSLTVRI
- a CDS encoding YciI family protein; this translates as MKYLLILQVDAEVLELTEAERASVRAGRDEFRRIAEEAGEMISSHALADPTTSTVISSRGIRPGPFRAASVGGYYLVDVESKARAIELADLLPDTRIDGLAVEIRPIMLTAGADY
- a CDS encoding SDR family oxidoreductase, giving the protein MKEQLMYVVPDQTGKLAVVTGANSGTGKETAKRLAAAGAQVVLAVRTMSKGEAARDEILAAHPDAQLEVRRIDLADLASVEEFAAGMIAAGTPIDLLVNNAGVMTPPSRMTTKDGFELQFGSNFLGPFALTLRLLPLLLAAPAPRVATMSSGVANFGKIRFDDLQWEQTRYRATGTYAQSKLADLMFSHQLAAIAAERGWNLLSTAAHPGYTRTNLQSAGASLGRDKLPWWHSLVENHNPLPSQGVEMGAEPLLVAATSPDAPAGSYYGPSGRFGLVGPAKKAKAPSRSLDVQVSARLWLEAERLTGVTLPARTTTS
- a CDS encoding class I SAM-dependent methyltransferase, with product MDVWASGEIYESYVGRWSRQVAKEFLAWLDQPDGLRWMDVGCGTGALTSTILSTANPSEVLSLDPSPGFLDHARKTVQDERVRFEVRGAEDLPDESVDVVVAGLALNFVPDRIGALRRMRTIGKTVAVYVWDYADQMQLMKYFWDAALDLRPEDAAHDEGARFPFCNPEGLERLFSEAGLSDITTRAIDIPTVFTSFDDYWNPFLGGQGPGAGVPPCPRTACAGCPERRASAASARCGGRLDPPHREGLGRTRQQLVPALTAITQTTSDAGHRRTAAGPALVALVPVDVGPVARNVIEQGRLLPRPGGRVARGVDVFAHRLSVSGRSSAQAVHKARNAHVGCRPCVSAERSPAAERSTGAQRWAVLGAGVPRWGWSSWRGCGCHPVPL
- a CDS encoding TetR/AcrR family transcriptional regulator; amino-acid sequence: MTFQRARSEEQRAERRRTILTTAETMLTEMPVAQLSLNELSRRVGLAKSNVLNYFESREAVLLELVDVEMRAWVQDLADALREVDPAGSATDRGNQLTAAVVRTLKARPVFCDLISAQAAVLEHNISAEMALAFKRGMVGRYQQMIELVAGVLPEIGDEGAGQFIATASLLAGAIWSHACAGPAILAAYEADPTLAALRIEFEPALTQSLNALLTGLLPR
- a CDS encoding HAD family acid phosphatase, which encodes MVNRSWRRPSRRLILTGVAAVAVASVAGGVAYSAGVAAQQPAIQTSTPRSERQITNIDVLRQQIRNYYGDPLGTGTFAPDSNYAKEAGSVAASGKHWLSIPHHTRHTKAILLDVDDTALATWSYEIASNWAFNPTTNGTFVTEQRFPAVPGMVDLVKTAEREGYAIFFLTGRGAAQEAATLGNLTEDGVGVDAGYPKPTGLRNGEDGLFTKPALADYPAYLKTACAADPNGACTTIHYKSATRAHIESLGYDIVANFGDQFSDLKGGFADRTFKLPNPNYYLP